A window from Candidatus Amarolinea dominans encodes these proteins:
- a CDS encoding RHS repeat protein translates to MTGAEVGGSGLAGQLQRSTDPNSAAIRLTYDVFGRVTEIRKPGAVGEPGHREVRLQRQPCAAGGQTQFARRSERRRIGHSDLPGRLGILRRPGAGHPDAAGGRVRQPEHRGSTQYHPLGGVKQQNVPYFYAAAGGAYRPPDWGQAKTQTTYDALGRPLVVTQPDSSTTETRYAVEYNPADPDFSAPRPVVYTIDANRRFVRRASDVFGNLRSVSESTGSWPVGQPNPTWGSEYRTRYSYDVAGRLLTVQDHASNQTTLTHDLLGRKTSMNDPDMGAWQYRYDAAGNLVKQRDARYQAICFYYDGHNRLVGKTYHAGVSNLDTLTCSGAYAVGFSYDSTANGNLGKGRRTGMNDPSGSSAWAYDLRGRVITETQVISGTGGGAFVTAWRYDSADRPLWQKYPGGNAGQVGEQVNFTYTTQGLLRQVQSNGSTYYVGETLYNALGQTTERWLGSTTGVVQQLYTYTAAENFRLVTLKTGNASPYTNLQNISYTYDDAGNVLSIIDIAAYNGPPPTPPATQTQSFSYDALHRLSTAQASGATGYGGYSQKNYGYNAIGNLTHFESTTQNQCFIRMAHTSML, encoded by the coding sequence GTGACCGGCGCCGAAGTGGGCGGCAGCGGGTTGGCGGGGCAGTTGCAGCGCAGCACCGACCCCAACAGCGCAGCGATCCGTCTGACGTATGACGTGTTCGGCCGCGTGACCGAAATCCGCAAGCCGGGCGCGGTGGGCGAACCCGGTCACCGAGAAGTACGCCTACAGCGACAGCCCTGCGCCGCTGGCGGTCAGACACAGTTTGCGCGACGATCAGAACGGCGACGCATCGGGCACAGTGACCTACCTGGACGATTGGGCATTCTACGACGGCCTGGGGCAGGTCATCCAGACGCAGCAGGAGGCCGCGTCCGACAGCCAGAGCATCGTGGCAGCACGCAGTATCACCCGTTGGGCGGGGTCAAGCAACAGAACGTCCCCTATTTCTATGCGGCCGCCGGCGGCGCGTATCGGCCGCCGGACTGGGGCCAGGCCAAGACGCAGACGACCTATGATGCGCTGGGCCGGCCGCTGGTGGTCACGCAGCCTGACAGCTCGACCACCGAGACCCGCTACGCAGTCGAATACAACCCGGCCGACCCGGATTTCAGCGCCCCGCGGCCTGTGGTCTACACCATCGACGCCAACCGGCGCTTCGTGCGCCGTGCGTCCGATGTGTTTGGCAACCTGCGCAGCGTCTCGGAGAGCACCGGTTCGTGGCCGGTCGGCCAGCCCAATCCTACCTGGGGCAGCGAATACCGCACGCGCTACAGCTACGACGTGGCCGGCCGGCTGCTGACGGTGCAGGATCACGCCAGCAACCAGACGACGCTGACCCACGACCTGTTGGGCCGCAAGACGAGCATGAACGATCCGGACATGGGCGCGTGGCAGTATCGCTACGATGCGGCGGGCAACCTGGTGAAACAGCGCGATGCGCGCTACCAGGCGATCTGCTTCTACTACGACGGCCACAATCGGCTGGTGGGCAAGACCTATCATGCGGGCGTCAGCAACCTGGACACCCTGACGTGCAGCGGGGCTTATGCCGTCGGCTTCAGCTACGACAGCACGGCGAACGGCAACCTGGGCAAGGGCCGACGCACGGGCATGAACGATCCATCGGGCAGCAGCGCCTGGGCCTATGATCTGCGCGGCCGGGTGATCACCGAGACCCAGGTGATCAGCGGTACAGGGGGCGGCGCCTTCGTGACGGCCTGGCGCTATGACTCAGCCGACCGGCCGCTGTGGCAAAAGTATCCTGGCGGCAACGCGGGCCAGGTGGGCGAGCAGGTGAATTTCACCTACACCACCCAGGGGTTGCTGCGCCAGGTGCAGAGCAACGGCAGCACTTACTATGTGGGCGAGACGCTCTACAACGCGTTGGGCCAGACGACGGAACGCTGGCTGGGCAGCACGACGGGAGTGGTGCAGCAGCTCTACACCTACACCGCGGCCGAGAACTTCCGGCTGGTGACGCTGAAGACCGGCAACGCGTCCCCCTACACCAATCTGCAGAACATCAGCTACACCTACGATGACGCCGGCAACGTGTTGAGCATCATTGACATCGCAGCCTACAACGGCCCTCCGCCAACGCCGCCGGCCACCCAGACGCAGAGCTTCAGCTACGATGCGCTGCACCGTCTGAGCACCGCGCAGGCCAGTGGCGCCACGGGCTACGGCGGTTACAGCCAGAAGAACTACGGCTACAACGCCATCGGCAACCTGACCCACTTCGAGAGCACGACGCAGAATCAATGCTTTATCAGAATGGCGCACACAAGCATGCTGTGA